In Leptospira sp. WS58.C1, a single genomic region encodes these proteins:
- a CDS encoding sulfatase-like hydrolase/transferase has protein sequence MSEFWSKFKNLLRSEFHSGNPWVHSGVFVFVLTLLCLLTNTSLHVMGVDISEFISLFYGLVPLLLKDLGGVIVSSYAFFVGVVILFLGPDHSDWRNRKKIPIYKIYLILFSVLFLLFCGSVSEYPQVYGEFFYYRHAWAVGFLYFITDNFSPFFFKSVLFLFLAVQVVRTGFGFWKSKSYESLIRYTVFIILFYSFHLLGSTWGILSASALYSFDIRFSPSKKDLVFAAVVLLGFGFSFFTGSGLEKRESAVSKEGLRHSSDINVLIISADSIRQDRLGFVRGEKDKTPNIDRLASESLVFLDHHSTIPRTFPSWADFLSGKYSFEHGIQDMFPDKEDRSKLGNTVATLPGILGKSHRTFVVSSFAGDIFPRANWGFQNVYAPNFSAETLTQQRTIESQVFFLPVLTGTFFGGGEYLSSIRSLPSLGDDSRILPDLFSVFDKKDRPFFALYFSSVTHFPYSPPYPFYKNTDPNYYGPSKYFRFVDPSNSEKPDKKEQDQIRSVYSASLTSFDFSVGKIVEELKKRELYDNTLIILTSDHGESLFEEDHSHGHGEHLRGEGVTKIPLIIKFPKSFERKEVRNFKGITSSVDVFPTILSIVGVPTDPGLSLRGKDLTRLPKEDTWIEDRSVYSETGIWFSDRGEHFFQKDRIRYPNILELHTIDPNDGNSVTVSDPYAKETVLFSKHRMLQTGTKKLIYVPSPNGVLYSCYDRISDPWNTKPLPASYCGDLQRKLELLLLGSGKWKKAGDYFLPKSEL, from the coding sequence ATGTCCGAGTTCTGGTCTAAATTTAAAAATCTTCTTCGATCCGAATTTCACTCCGGGAATCCATGGGTCCATTCCGGGGTTTTCGTATTTGTTCTTACACTTCTTTGTCTACTCACAAATACATCTTTGCATGTGATGGGAGTGGATATCAGCGAATTTATTTCTCTTTTTTACGGACTTGTACCTTTATTGCTTAAAGATTTAGGGGGAGTAATCGTTTCTTCTTATGCGTTTTTTGTTGGTGTGGTCATTTTATTTTTAGGTCCCGATCATTCAGATTGGAGGAACCGAAAAAAAATCCCAATATATAAGATTTATTTAATTTTATTTTCCGTATTGTTCCTTCTATTTTGCGGATCTGTTTCCGAATATCCTCAAGTATACGGGGAATTTTTCTATTATAGGCATGCTTGGGCGGTAGGTTTTTTATATTTTATTACGGACAATTTTTCTCCATTCTTCTTTAAGTCCGTCCTATTTTTATTTTTAGCGGTGCAGGTAGTTCGGACCGGATTCGGTTTTTGGAAATCTAAGTCTTACGAATCTTTGATCAGATATACGGTTTTTATAATATTATTTTATTCTTTTCATCTTTTGGGATCTACTTGGGGAATTTTAAGCGCTTCCGCTTTATATTCTTTCGATATTCGATTTTCTCCTTCTAAAAAGGATCTCGTCTTTGCTGCGGTCGTGCTCTTAGGTTTCGGATTTTCTTTTTTTACAGGATCCGGTTTGGAGAAGCGGGAGAGCGCGGTATCTAAAGAAGGCTTGAGACATTCTTCGGATATAAATGTCCTGATCATTTCTGCGGACAGTATACGCCAGGACCGATTGGGATTTGTAAGAGGGGAGAAGGATAAGACCCCGAATATAGATCGCCTAGCTTCCGAATCTCTCGTGTTTTTGGACCATCATTCCACGATCCCTAGGACATTTCCTTCTTGGGCGGATTTTTTAAGCGGTAAATATTCTTTTGAACATGGGATCCAGGATATGTTCCCGGATAAAGAAGATCGTTCTAAATTAGGAAATACGGTCGCTACACTTCCAGGTATTTTAGGAAAATCTCATAGAACATTCGTTGTCTCTTCTTTTGCAGGCGATATTTTTCCGAGAGCGAATTGGGGATTTCAAAATGTATATGCTCCTAATTTTAGTGCGGAGACGTTGACTCAACAGAGAACGATCGAGTCTCAAGTTTTCTTTCTACCCGTTTTGACCGGGACTTTTTTCGGGGGAGGGGAATATCTTTCTTCTATCCGATCTCTTCCGAGCCTGGGGGATGATTCTCGGATTCTTCCGGATCTATTCTCGGTGTTCGATAAAAAAGATCGGCCGTTTTTTGCCCTGTATTTTTCTTCCGTAACTCATTTTCCTTATAGTCCTCCGTATCCCTTTTATAAGAATACGGATCCAAATTATTACGGACCTTCCAAATATTTTCGTTTTGTGGATCCGAGTAATTCTGAAAAGCCTGATAAAAAAGAACAGGATCAGATCCGTTCCGTTTATTCCGCTTCTCTGACTTCTTTCGATTTTTCCGTAGGGAAAATTGTAGAAGAGCTGAAAAAAAGAGAATTATACGACAATACGCTTATCATTCTCACTTCCGACCATGGAGAGTCGCTGTTCGAAGAGGATCATAGCCACGGTCATGGAGAACATCTAAGAGGGGAAGGTGTGACTAAGATCCCTCTTATCATCAAGTTCCCGAAATCTTTCGAAAGAAAGGAAGTCCGCAATTTTAAAGGGATTACAAGTTCGGTAGATGTTTTCCCGACGATCCTATCTATCGTAGGAGTTCCTACAGACCCAGGACTTTCTCTCCGTGGAAAAGATCTGACCAGGCTTCCAAAAGAAGATACTTGGATAGAGGATCGGTCTGTGTATTCCGAGACCGGGATTTGGTTTTCGGATCGGGGAGAGCATTTTTTTCAGAAGGATCGTATCCGATATCCGAATATTTTGGAGCTACATACGATCGATCCGAATGACGGAAATAGTGTGACAGTTTCCGATCCCTATGCAAAAGAGACCGTTCTTTTTTCCAAACATAGAATGCTCCAAACCGGGACCAAAAAGCTGATCTATGTTCCGAGCCCGAATGGTGTGTTGTATTCCTGTTACGATAGGATTTCCGATCCATGGAATACGAAACCGCTTCCTGCTTCTTATTGTGGTGATTTGCAGCGTAAGTTGGAGCTCCTACTACTGGGTTCCGGGAAATGGAAGAAGGCGGGAGACTATTTCCTCCCAAAATCAGAACTTTGA
- the carB gene encoding carbamoyl-phosphate synthase large subunit, translating into MPKREDLRSVLILGSGPIVIGQACEFDYSGTQAAKALREKGIRVILLNSNPATIMTDPDLADATYIEPLTVSVVQKILEKEKPDAILPTVGGQTALNLALACHNAGLLEKYNVELIGAKIDAIKKAEDRELFKRAMEKIGVKVPRSGLANNLKEAAEIKAQIGLPLIVRPAFTLGGTGGGIAYDEETFDEVVGKGLKASPISQVLLEQSVLGWKEFELEVMRDLADNVVIICSIENIDPMGVHTGDSITVAPQQTLSDKEYQNLRDMSISIIREIGVETGGSNIQFAVNPADGDVIVIEMNPRVSRSSALASKATGFPIAKIAALLSIGYSLDEIKNDITRVTPASFEPSIDYVVTKIPRFAFEKFPGTDDTLGVQMKAVGEAMAIGRTFKESFQKAMRSLEIDRFGFGSDGNFAELVEFHSLSVPQRKERIDSFLRRPNDKRIFYVKKALEEGYSVEKIHELCKIDPWFLYQFEDLQNLEKEFATKGNSVLGKLKKAGFSNRQLAYLAKKAEIEKVLSSSQTPDKKKAEIGSILKKEEKNLEAALESSKIEPIYKRIDTCAGEFEAYTPYFYSSYDEEDETNVTSKRSVIILGGGPNRIGQGIEFDYCCCHASFALQDLGVESIMVNSNPETVSTDYDTSDRLYFEPLTLEDVMQIYKKEKPEGVIIQFGGQTPLKLAKDLESRGVPILGTSPDSIDRAEDRKRFAEVLEKLKLISPKNGIATSMEEARKIANHITYPVLVRPSYVLGGRAMLIISEEKELDKYMEKAEEISEDRPLLIDSFLEDAVEVDVDALCDGKDVFIAGIMEHIEEAGIHSGDSACVLPPQSLSKKVLDDIRSATRALALELQVKGLINIQYAVKEEVVYVIEVNPRASRTVPFVSKALGHPVVKYATRIMMGETLQQLPLPKEMSFPTVNVKEAVLPFNKFPGVDTILGPEMRSTGEVMGIADTAGEAFLKSQYMAGEELPSQGTVFVSVNDKDKKELLKYIKDLSDLGFILIATEGTHKFLSENGILSSKINKVYDNQFPTALDYIRENKIHLILNTPLSRVTRDDSFAIRQAAIRYKIPCLTTASAAKALIRGMIEMTDKGFTIRSLQEIHSSK; encoded by the coding sequence ATGCCCAAAAGGGAAGATCTCCGCTCCGTTCTGATCCTAGGATCCGGGCCGATCGTCATCGGCCAAGCCTGTGAATTCGATTATTCCGGCACCCAGGCTGCCAAAGCACTACGAGAAAAAGGAATTCGAGTGATCCTTCTCAATTCCAATCCCGCCACCATTATGACCGATCCGGATCTGGCGGACGCGACTTATATAGAACCTCTAACCGTCTCGGTTGTCCAAAAGATCTTAGAAAAAGAAAAACCGGACGCAATCCTACCTACTGTGGGAGGTCAAACCGCATTAAATCTGGCCTTAGCCTGTCATAACGCTGGGTTATTAGAAAAATATAATGTAGAATTGATCGGCGCCAAGATCGATGCGATCAAAAAAGCGGAAGATAGAGAACTTTTTAAAAGAGCGATGGAGAAAATCGGGGTCAAAGTCCCTCGTTCCGGGCTCGCAAATAATTTAAAAGAAGCGGCAGAGATCAAAGCCCAGATAGGACTTCCTCTCATCGTAAGACCTGCATTCACTCTGGGTGGGACCGGAGGAGGGATCGCTTACGACGAAGAAACTTTCGACGAAGTGGTTGGAAAAGGTCTCAAGGCTTCTCCTATCAGCCAGGTATTATTGGAACAATCCGTTTTGGGTTGGAAAGAGTTCGAGTTAGAGGTAATGAGAGACCTCGCGGACAACGTAGTGATCATTTGTTCCATCGAGAACATAGATCCTATGGGGGTTCATACCGGGGATTCTATCACGGTCGCTCCTCAACAAACACTTTCCGATAAGGAATACCAAAATTTACGAGATATGTCCATCAGCATCATCCGAGAGATCGGGGTCGAAACCGGTGGATCCAATATCCAATTCGCAGTGAATCCGGCAGACGGAGATGTGATCGTAATCGAGATGAACCCTCGCGTTTCCAGATCTTCCGCGCTTGCTTCTAAGGCTACGGGATTTCCGATCGCGAAGATCGCTGCGTTACTCTCCATCGGGTATTCCTTGGATGAGATCAAAAACGATATTACAAGAGTGACTCCTGCTTCTTTCGAGCCGTCCATCGACTATGTGGTGACAAAAATCCCAAGATTTGCTTTCGAGAAGTTCCCGGGAACGGACGATACTCTCGGAGTCCAGATGAAAGCCGTGGGAGAAGCTATGGCAATCGGAAGGACTTTTAAAGAAAGTTTCCAAAAAGCGATGCGTTCTTTGGAGATCGATCGTTTCGGTTTCGGTTCCGACGGAAATTTTGCGGAATTGGTGGAATTCCATTCTTTATCCGTTCCTCAGAGAAAAGAAAGGATCGATTCATTCTTACGCAGACCGAACGATAAACGTATCTTCTACGTTAAAAAAGCGTTGGAAGAAGGTTACAGCGTAGAAAAGATCCACGAACTATGTAAGATCGATCCTTGGTTCTTATACCAATTCGAAGACCTGCAAAATCTGGAAAAAGAATTTGCGACCAAAGGGAATTCGGTTTTAGGAAAGCTGAAAAAAGCGGGATTCTCCAATCGGCAGCTGGCTTATCTTGCCAAAAAAGCTGAGATAGAAAAAGTCCTCTCTTCTTCTCAAACTCCTGATAAGAAAAAAGCGGAGATAGGTTCCATTCTCAAAAAAGAAGAAAAGAACCTGGAAGCAGCATTAGAATCTTCTAAAATAGAACCTATCTATAAAAGGATCGATACCTGCGCGGGAGAATTCGAAGCTTATACGCCGTATTTTTATTCTTCTTACGACGAAGAGGACGAGACAAACGTCACTTCTAAAAGATCCGTAATCATTCTGGGAGGCGGGCCGAATCGGATCGGACAAGGAATAGAGTTCGATTATTGCTGCTGCCACGCATCCTTTGCTCTGCAAGATCTGGGAGTGGAATCCATTATGGTGAATTCCAACCCGGAAACGGTTTCTACCGACTATGATACTTCCGACAGATTGTATTTCGAACCTCTGACATTAGAGGATGTTATGCAGATCTACAAAAAGGAAAAACCGGAAGGAGTGATTATCCAATTCGGCGGACAAACCCCGCTTAAACTTGCAAAAGATCTGGAAAGTAGGGGAGTTCCCATTTTAGGGACCAGTCCCGATTCCATCGATAGGGCGGAAGACAGAAAACGTTTCGCAGAAGTATTAGAAAAACTGAAATTGATCTCTCCTAAGAACGGGATCGCTACTTCCATGGAAGAAGCGAGAAAGATCGCAAATCATATCACTTATCCTGTACTGGTTCGTCCAAGTTACGTATTGGGCGGCAGAGCCATGCTTATCATCAGCGAAGAAAAAGAGTTGGATAAGTATATGGAGAAGGCCGAGGAAATTTCGGAAGACAGGCCCCTTCTCATCGATTCCTTCTTGGAAGACGCAGTCGAAGTGGACGTGGACGCGCTTTGCGACGGCAAAGACGTGTTTATCGCAGGGATCATGGAGCATATAGAAGAAGCAGGGATCCATTCCGGAGATTCCGCATGTGTTCTTCCTCCTCAATCCTTATCCAAAAAAGTATTGGATGATATCAGGAGCGCAACCAGAGCGCTCGCATTGGAATTACAAGTCAAAGGACTCATCAATATCCAATACGCAGTCAAGGAAGAAGTTGTATATGTGATCGAGGTGAATCCTAGAGCTTCTAGAACCGTTCCTTTCGTATCCAAAGCGCTTGGCCACCCTGTTGTCAAATACGCTACCCGTATCATGATGGGGGAAACTTTACAACAACTCCCACTCCCGAAAGAAATGTCTTTCCCGACTGTGAACGTGAAGGAAGCCGTACTACCTTTTAATAAATTTCCCGGAGTGGACACCATCCTTGGACCTGAAATGAGATCCACAGGAGAGGTCATGGGAATTGCCGACACAGCAGGTGAGGCATTCTTAAAATCCCAATACATGGCCGGAGAAGAACTTCCTTCTCAGGGTACGGTATTCGTTTCCGTAAACGATAAGGACAAAAAGGAATTATTAAAGTATATCAAGGATCTTTCTGATCTAGGATTCATTTTAATCGCTACCGAAGGAACCCATAAGTTCTTATCCGAAAACGGAATACTTTCTTCTAAGATCAATAAGGTATACGATAACCAATTCCCGACTGCGTTAGATTATATCAGAGAGAACAAGATCCATCTTATTCTGAATACGCCTCTCAGTAGAGTGACCAGAGACGATAGTTTTGCGATCCGCCAAGCAGCCATCCGTTATAAGATCCCTTGTTTGACCACTGCAAGTGCAGCCAAGGCCCTCATTAGAGGAATGATCGAGATGACCGATAAAGGATTTACGATCCGTTCTTTGCAAGAGATCCATAGTTCTAAGTAA